The nucleotide sequence CAGCGTGCTGGCCACGATCCAGTCGCCAGGCGGTTGCTTCGAGAGGATGTAATCGCCCAGCAGCCAACCGGTTTCATCGCCCGATAGCATTCGCCAGCCGGAGGACGTCGGTATCGCGACCGCGCATCGGTCGGCGTCGGGGTCCAGCGCGATTGCCACGTCCGCCCGCACGCCGGCGGCCAGCTCCAACAGCGCATCGGTCGCGCCCGGCTCCTCCGGGTTCGGGAATGCGACGGTGGGAAAGTCCGGATCGGGCTCGAACTGTGTCGCGACGGTATGCACGTCGGTGAAGCCGGCCCGACGCAGCGTCTCCACGGCAACCGTGCCGCCCACCCCGTGCATCGGGGTCAGGGCGACTCGCACCGAACCGGCGCAACGGCGGATCCCGGCCGCACGCGCGATGTAGTGCTCAACCAGATCGGTGCGAGCGGGTGTGACGGCTTTGCGGGCGATCTGGTCGGCCGGCGGAGCGGCGGCCATCGCGGCCTCGATCTTGCGGTCGGTGGGGGAGATGATCTGGATTCCGCCATCGAGGTAGACCTTGTAGCCATTATCGGTGGCCGGGTTGTGTGACGCCGTGATCTGGATGCCGGCCACCGCGCCGCTGTGACGTACGGCGAACGCGACTATCGGTGTGGGTAGCGGCTCGGGCAGCAGCACCACCTGGAATCCTTCGGCGGCAAGTACTTCGGCTGTCGCAGTGGCGAAAGACGCCGAGCCGTGACGAGCATCACGTCCGACGATCACTGTCGCGGGCCCCGCCGGGGTCTGCTCGGCGAGCACCCGTGCCACCGCCCAGGTGGCGCGCAACACCACCGCGAGGTTCATCGCGTCCGGCCCGCCGCGCACCGGTCCGCGCAGCCCGGCAGTGCCGAAGGCCAGCGGCCGGGCGAACCGTGCGGCAAGTTCTTGGGCGTCACAGGCCGCCAGCTCGGCGGCGGTCACCGGGTCAGGATCGTGCGCGATCCACTCCTCAGGCGTCACTGTTGCGCAACCCGGCGATGACGGTGGCTAGCAGTGAGCCGATCCGCGCCGCCGACGCGGCGCCCGCCGCAAGCACCTCGGCGTGGCTCAGCGGCTCACCGGTGATCCCGGCGGCCAGGTTGGTCACCAGCGAAACACCGAGCACCTCGGCCCCCGCCGCGCGGGCGGCAATGGTCTCGTGCACCGTCGACATGCCGACCAGGTCGGCGCCCAACACCCGCAGCATGCGGATCTCGGCGGGTGTCTCGTAATGCGGCCCCGGCAGGCCGGCGTACACGCCTTCGGCCAACTCGGGGTCGGCTTGCCGGGCGACCGCGCGCAGCCGCGCCGAGTAGGCGTCGGTCAGATCCACGAACTGCGCCCCGACCAGTGGCGATCGCGCGGTCAGGTTCAGGTGGTCGCTGATCAACACCGGCTGGCCGACCTGCATGTCCGGTCGCAACCCGCCGGCCGCGTTGGTCAGTACCACGGTCCGCGCGCCCGCCGCGCACGCCGTTCGCACCGGGTGCACCACATGGCGCAGGTCATGCCCCTCGTAGGCGTGAATGCGGCCCGCCAGTACCAGCACCCGGTGATCGCCGACGGGCACCGACAGCAGCTCGCCCGCGTGCCCGGCCGCGCTCGGCGGGGTGAACCCGGGAACTTCGGTCTGCGCCAGCACGGCGGTCGGGGATCCCAGCGCGGCGATGGCCGCCGACCATCCGGATCCGAGAACTACCGCGACGTCATGCTCAGCGATCCCGGTGCGCTCGCCGATGACCTGGGCCGCGCGGCGTGCGAGTTCGTCGGGATCGGGCTGGGGGCCAGTCACACTGGGGAGCCTAGCGAGTGTGGCCGGGCGTTGAGATGGCTGTTGTGCGGGGCCGGGCGCGCGTCGATGAGATACTGCCAGAATGCCCGCACTCGTCTTGGACACCGTCGAAGAGTTGGTGCGACGGCGTGCCGGTGATCTGGTCGAGCTCTCCCACGCGATCCACGCCGAGCCGGAGTTGGCCTTCGCCGAGCACCGCAGCTGTGCCAAGACACAGGCGCTGGTGGCCGAACGTGGCTTCGAGATCACCCGGGCCGCCGCGGGGCTGGACACCGCATTTCGGGCCGATTTCGGCGATGGACCGCTGGTGGTGGGAATTTGCGCCGAATATGACGCGCTGCCCGAAATCGGGCACGCCTGCGGGCACAACATCATTGCGGCATCGGCGGTGGGGACCGCGCTGGCCCTGGCCGAAGTCGCCGACGATCTCGGTCTGACGGTCGCATTGCTGGGCACGCCGGCCGAGGAGTCCGGCGGTGGCAAGGCACTGATGTTGGACGCCGGGGTATTCGACGACATCACGCTGGCCCTGATGGTGCATCCGGGGCCCACGGACATCGCCGGCGCTCGATCCCTGGCGTTGTCCGAGGTCACCGTGCGTTACCGGGGTAAGGAGTCGCACGCCGCCGTGGCGCCGCACCTGGGGGTCAATGCTGCCGACGCCCTAACCATTGCGCAGGTGGCAATCGGATTGCTGCGGCAGCAACTGGCGCCGGGGCAGATGACCCATGGAATCGTTATCGACGGAGGTCAGGCGGTCAACGTAATTCCCGGGCACGCAATGATGCAGTACGCGATGCGCGCGGTCGAGTCGGAATCGCTGCGCGACTTGGAGGGCAGGATGTTTGCTTGCTTTGCGGCGGGGGCGCTGGCCGCCGGATGTGAATACGACATCGATGCGGCCGCACCCGCATATGCGGAATTGAAACCCGACCACTGGCTGGTCGAGGTGTGTCGAGAAGAGATGCTTCGGCTTGGGCGCACCCCGGTGCCGGCCAGCGTCGAGGAGGGGCTGCCGCTGGGCAGCACCGACATGGGCAACGTGACACAGGTGCTGCCGGGCATCCATCCGGTGATCGGTGTCGACGCCGGCGGGGCCACGGTGCACCAGCGCGCCTTCGCGGCCGCCGCGGCCGGTCACAGCGCTGACCAAGCGGTCGTCGACGGCGCAATCATGCTGGCGCGCACCGCGGTCGCGCTGGCCGAGAATCCGGACCAGCGGGACCGAGTGCTGGCCGCCCAGCAGCGCAGGGCGGCGTCATGAGCCTTGTCGACACCGCCGAATCCTGGCTGGCCGCGCACTATGACGAGCTGGTCGGCTGGCGCCGGCACATCCATCGCTATCCGGAGCTGGGCCGCCAGGAGTTCGCCACCACCCAGTTTGTCGCCGAACGGCTTGCCGACGCCGGGCTCAACCCCAAGATATTGCCCGGCGGGACGGGACTGACCTGCGATTTCGGTCCCGAGCATCAGCCCAGGATCGCGCTGCGTGCCGACATGGACGCGCTGCCGATGGCCGAGCGCACCGGTGCGCCCTACGCCTCGACGATGCCCAACATCGCCCACGCCTGCGGGCACGACGGCCACACCGCGATTCTGCTGGGTACCGCGCTGGCGTTGGCGACGGTGCCGGAGCTGCCGGTCGGGGTGCGTCTGATATTCCAGGCCGCCGAGGAGCTGATGCCCGGCGGCGCCATCGACGCGATCGCGGCCGGAGCACTGACCGGGGTGTCACGGATCTTTGCCCTGCACTGCGATCCCCGGCTCGAGGTGGGCAGGGTTGCGGTGCGGCAGGGGCCTATCACCTCGGCGGCCGACCATATCGAGATCACGCTGTATTCACCCGGTGGGCACACGTCGCGGCCACACCTGACCGCCGACCTGGTCTACGGGCTGGGCACGCTGATCACCGGGCTGCCCGGCGTGCTGTCGCGGCGCGTCGACCCCCGTAACAGCACCGTCCTGGTCTGGGGGGCGGTCAACGCGGGCGTGGCCGCCAACGCCATTCCGCAAACCGGTGTGTTGGCCGGCACCGTTCGCACCGCCAGCCGGCAGACCTGGATCGATCTGGAAGAGATCATCCGTGAGTCCATCACTGCGCTGCTGTCGCCACTGGCAATCGAGCACACGCTGCAATACCGGCGCGGCGTTCCACCGGTGGTCAACGAGGAAGTCTCGACCCACATCCTCACCCACGCCATCGAATCCGTCAGCCCGGATGCGCTGGCCGATACTCGCCAGTCAGGCGGCGGCGAGGATTTCTCCTGGTACCTAGAAGAGGTCCCGGGTGCGATGGGGCGTCTGGGAGTTTGGTCCGGCGACGGGCCGCAGCTGGACTTACATCAGCCGACGTTTGACCTCGATGAGCGGGCACTGGGGATCGGCGTGCGCGTGATGGTCAACATCATCGAGCAGGCCGCGGCGTTCTAACCGCTCGCGAGCGTGCGTGTCTGGACAACGACACGCCGGTATTGCCGGCATTATGCGCACGCTCGTCGTGGTGAATTGTGGGCCCGTCAGGTGCGCCTCGACGATGGCCCCATGCACGCAGAGCTCGCCCGGTTGCTCGACGCCCAAGGCGGGGTGGCGACGTCCGCCCAGGTACTGACGTTCCTGACCCGGCGCGGGCTGGAAGCCGACCTGAAAAGCGGGGTACTGAGCAGAGTTTGGCATGGCATTTATGGCCGCGGTGTGTTGACCAGTGGGCTGCGGCTGCGCGGAGTGGACCTGGCAGTCGGCGCACCGGTCGCCGCATGCCTGGGGACCGCCGCTGCGGCCTACGGCTTTGACACCGAGCAAACCGGGGATCTGCATGTGCTGAATCCCGAGGGGCGGCAATTGCGATCCACCGACGGCCTGACCGTGCACCGGCGCGCCGGTGCACCGTTGACTCGCCTCGCGGGGCGAGAACTCACGACGCCCGCGTGGACGGCGATGGAGGTCGCCCGGGGGCTGCGTCGGCCGCGAGCGTTGGCGACACTGGACGCCGCCCTGCGCAGCGGGACATGCGACCGTGACGACCTCGACCGAGCGGTCTGTCTGCAATCCGGCCGGCGCGGCGTCGTGGCCGTGCGCGAGTTGCTCGCATTGGCGAGTCCGCTGGCGGAGTCGCCGATGGAGAGCGAGACCCGGCTGGTGATGATCGAAGGCGGACTACCCGCGCCAGTGCTGCAATACGAGCTGGTCGGCTCCGACGGCCGGCGCTGGCGACTGGATTTCGCGTGGCCGGGTCTGCGGGTCGCGGCAGAGTACGACGGCGTCGACTGGCATAGCGGGCCGCAAGCATTCCTGCGGGATCGACGGCGCAGTGCGGCGCTGCTGGAGTTGGGGTGGGTGATAGTGCCCATCGTGGCCGACGATGTCAGGCATCGGCCGGCCGAACTTGTCCAGCGGCTGGCCAGGGCGCTGGCCCGGGCTCAGGCCGCCTGATGGGCTCGCGAGGGTGCCCAAATTGCCGGCCGCAACGGCGTGTCGGCGTGCAGACACGCACCCTCGCGGCAGAGGTTGACGCAACCCCCGGCTAGGTTCCGGTCCCCGGGCCGATGTTGCGGGCCGGCCGGGTACGCAAATCGTGCACATAATCGCTTGGTGCGCCCGCGATCTCGGCGGCATCGGCCATCACGCCCAGGTAGCGCGCCGACGGCAGACCGCCCTCCCAGGCGTCGAGCACGTACAGCCAGGCCAGGACGGGATCGGTGGTGGTGTCCGAGGACAATCGCTCCACCCGGCAGCGGATCTTCTGGTGGATGCCGAACTCCGAGCCCTCCCAGTGGTCGAGGTTCTTCTCGTCGGCCGGTGTCATGTCGTAGAGCACCACGAACACCTTGGAGTCGGGATCCTCGACGACGGTGGCCAGGGCTCCTTCCCAGCCGATGTCCTCGCCGCCGAAGGTCAGCCGCCACCCGGGCAACCAGCCGGTTCCGGCCATCGGGGAGTGGGGTGCACGCATGAGCATCTGATCGGGATGCATGTTCGATCCGTACGCGGCGTAGAGCGGCACGCAGAAATCTTAAACGTCACGTAAACGGATGCGGCTCATCCCTGGGTGTGATGCTTGGCTCTTCATGCTCAGGCGCGCCCGGTCGGGCTCTCACGGCGGCACGCGAGGCAGTTCTGAGCCCCTCAAGCTAGGTTATTGCGTGTGGTGACCCGCATCGTGATCCTCGGTGGAGGCCCAGCCGGTTACGAAGCCGCGCTGGTGGCCGCCACCTCACACCCCGAATCAGCCCAAGTCACAGTGATCGACTCCGACGGTATCGGTGGTGCCGCCGTTCTGGACGACTGTGTGCCGTCCAAGACGTTCATCGCGTCCACCGGCCTGCGCACCGAGCTGCGAAGAGCGCCTCACCTGGGCTTCCTCATCGACTTCGACGAGGCGAAAATCTCGTTGCCCAAGATCCACGCCCGGGTCAAGGAGCTGGCCGCGGCGCAGTCGGCGGACATCACCGCCCAGCTGCTCAGCGTGGGCGTGCACGTGATCGCCGGTAAGGGCGAGCTGCTCGACCCCGCACCCGGCCTGCGCCACCGCGTCAAGGCGACGGCCGCCGACGGCACCACCAGCGAGCACGACGCCGACGTCGTGTTGATCGCCACCGGAGCGAGCCCGCGGATCCTGCCGTCGGCGCGACCGGACGGCGAGCGCATCCTGACCTGGCGGCAGCTCTACGACCTGGACGCGTTGCCCCAGCACCTGATCGTGGTGGGCTCGGGGGTGACGGGCGCGGAGTTCGTCGACGCCTACACCGAACTGGGTGTGCGGGTCACGGTGGTGGCCAGCCAGGATCACGTGTTGCCCTACGAGGACGCCGACGCCGCACTGGTCTTGGAGGAGTCGTTCGCCGAACGCGGCGTCCGACTGTTCAAGAACGCCCGCGCCCAGTCCGTCACCCGCACCGACAACGGGGTTCTGGTGACCATGACCGACGGCCGCACCGTCGAGGGCAGCCACGCGCTGATGACGATCGGGTCGATCCCCAACACCAGCGGCCTCGGCCTGGAACGCGTGGGTATCGAACTCGGACCGGGAAACTATCTGAACGTGGACCGGGTGTCACGCACGTCGGTGCCCGGCATTTACGCCGCGGGCGACTGCACCGGCCTGTTGCCGCTGGCCTCGGTCGCCGCGATGCAGGGTCGCATTGCGATGTACCACGCGCTGGGGGAGGGCGTGAGCCCGATCCGGTTGCGCACGGTTGCGGCGACGGTGTTCACCAGGCCCGAGATCGCTGCCGTCGGCGTGCCGCAGTCGGCGATCGACAACGGTTCGGTGCTTGCCCGCACCATCATGTTGCCGTTGCGGACCAACGCCCGGGCCAAGATGTCTGAGGTGCGGCACGGTTTCGTCAAGGTCTTCTGCCGGCGGTCCACCGGTGTGGTCATCGGCGGCGTGGTGGTGGCGCCGATCGCTTCCGAGCTGATCCTGCCGATCGCGGTGGCGGTGCAGAACCGGATCACGGTCAACGAGCTGGCCCAGACACTGGCCGTTTACCCGTCGTTATCGGGTTCGATCACCGAGGCCGCTCGCCGCCTGATGGCCCACGATGATCTGGACTGAAGCCCAACTACTGCGACGCCGCACCAATTAGCCTTGTGGTGCACCTAGCGCCTACTGACAAGAAACCGACAGGAGTTCATTGTCGTGAGCAATCCGACCGACGCATCGCAGCGTGACCAGACCGGGCCCGCCGGTTCGCTGGGGCCCGAGCAGCGCGCGTTGGCTTGGGAGCGGCTCGGTGCCGAGCAGTTCGATGTGGTGGTTATCGGCGGCGGGGTAGTGGGCTCCGGGTGTGCGCTGGACGCCGCTACCCGCGGGCTGAAGGTGGCCCTGATCGAAGCCCGCGATCTGGCCTCTGGCACGTCGAGCCGTTCGTCGAAGATGTTCCACGGTGGACTGCGCTACCTCGAACAACTGGAATTCGGCCTGGTGCGCGAAGCTCTTTTCGAGCGCGAGCTGTCGCTGACCACGTTGGCGCCGCATCTGGTCAAGCCCCTGCCGTTTCTGTTCCCGCTCACCAAGCGTGGCTGGGAACGTCCCTATATTGCCGCCGGGATCTTCCTCTACGACCGCCTCGGCGGCGCAAAATCGGTTCCCGCGCAGAAGCATTTGACCCGTGCCGGCGCGTTGCGGCTGAGCCCGGGCCTCAAACGCAGCTCCCTGATCGGCGGTATCCGCTACTACGACACCGTCGTCGACGATGCCCGGCACACCATGACGGTCGCTCGTACCGCGTCGCACTACGGGGCGGTCGTCCGTTGTTCCACCCAGGTGGTAGCGCTGCTGCGCGAGGGCGACCGGGTGGTCGGGGTGCGGGTGCGCGATTCCGAGGATGGCTCGATCACCGAGGTCCGCGGGCACGTGGTGGTCAATGCCACCGGGGTCTGGACCGACGAGATTCAGGCGCTGTCCAAGCAACGCGGGCGATTCCAGGTTCGAGCGTCCAAGGGTGTGCACGTGGTGGTGCCCCGGGACCGCATCGTCAGCGACGTCGCGATGATCCTGCGCACCGAGAAGTCGGTCATGTTCATCATTCCGTGGGGAAGCCACTGGATCATCGGGACTACCGACACCGACTGGAACCTGGACCTGGCCCACCCCGCGGCCACCAAGGCCGACATCGACTACATCCTGGGCACGGTCAACGCGGTGCTGGCCACGCCCCTGACGCATGCCGACATCGACGGCGTATACGCCGGTCTGCGACCACTGCTGGCCGGGGAGAGCGACGACACGTCCAAGCTGTCGCGCGAGCACGCTGTGGCGGTACCGGCGGCGGGGCTGGTGGCCATCGCCGGCGGCAAATACACCACCTACCGGGTGATGGCGGCCGACGCGATCGACGCCGCCGTGCAGTTCGTTCCGGCCCGGGTGGCGCCGTCGATCACCGAGAAGGTCAGCCTGCTGGGCGCCGACGGCTACTTTGCTCTGGTCAACCAGGTGGAACACGTCGGCGAGATGGTCGGTCTGCACCCCTACCGAGTGCGTCACCTATTGGACCGCTACGGATCGCTGATCAACGAGGTGCTGGAACTGGCGGCCGACGATCCGGACCTGCTGACGCCCATCAAGGAGGCTCCTGGCTACCTCAAGGTGGAGGCCCTTTACGCCGTCACCGCCGAGGGCGCGCTGCATCTGGAAGACATCCTGGCCCGCCGCATGCGGGTCTCCATCGAGTACCCGCACCGTGGTGTCGACTGCGCCCGTGAGGTGGCCGACGTGGTCGCACCGGTGCTCGGGTGGACCGTTGAGGACATCGAGCGGGAAGTCGCGAACTACAAGGCGCGGGTGGAAGCGGAGGTCCTGTCGCAGGCCCAGCCTGACGACGTATCGGCGGACATGTTGCGGGCCAGCGCACCCGAGGCGCGTGCCGAGATCCTCGAGCCGGTGCCGCTGAATTGAAACTTGCTGGACCTCAACACCGCTCGGCGCCGCGAGCCATGAGCATCGGGTCGTCCTCACCGCTGGCGGCCGGGGTCAGCTTGCTGGCGACCGCCGCCAACGCCGAGCGCACCGCCTCGCGAGACCGCGCTGTCAGAACGGCCGCGGCTCGCACACCGTCGGGCCGCATGTTGATGTGATCGGGCAACGACACCATTGGCCTCCTTTGTGGGAAGAGGACACCTGCGGCCCGGGATTTAAGGCCAGCGGCCCCGGTTCGCCGTCGAACCACCACCCGGCCGCTGTTAGAACACGCTATTCATCGGTGACGTCAAAACCGACATTTACGCGTCAAATCCACGTGAACAAATTTTTCCTGGGGATCAGCAAGGGGCAAACATGGTGATGACCACGAACCCGGGTTCGGCATGAAGCCGCGATCGGTGGCGGCGGTGCTCGGCGGCGGTATGGCTGGGGTAGCGGGCTGGGATCTCTGGCAGCGCCGGCACGCCATCCTGCGCAACTTCCCGATCATCGGCCATCTGCGCTTTCTGCTCGAAGCCGTCGGACCGGAGTTGCGCCAGTACATCGTCACCGACAACAACGAAGAGCGGCCCTTCAGCCGTGACCAACGGCGCTGGGTGTACACGTCGTCGAAATTGACCAACCGATACTTCGGATTCGGCACCGACAACGACCTGGAGCGGGCCCACAACTACCCCATCATCAAGCACGCGGCATTTCCGGTATCGGCCCCGGACGGCGAGCCCGCTCATCCCGATCCCGCCGTCGCGCTGCCGGCGGCAAAGGTGCTTGGTGGCGCCCGCGGGCGTGCCAAAGCCTTCCGGCCCTCGTCTTTGGTCAACATTTCCGGGATGAGCTACGGCGCGCTCGGTGGCGCGGCCATCAGCGCGCTGAATCAGGGCGCGGCGATCGCGGGCGCCCTGCACACCACCGGTGAGGGCGCGGTGTCGCCCTATCACCTCAACGGTGGCGACCTGGTATGGCAGATCGGCACCGGATACTTCGGCTGCCGCAACGACGACGGGACGTTCAGCCTGTCGCGGCTGATCGATCGGGTGGCCGCCACGCCCTCGATACGCGCGATCGAAATCAAGCTGAGCCAAGGCGCCAAACCGGGCCTGGGCGGCATGCTGCCGGGCGCCAAAGTCACCGCGGATATCGCTGCCATCAGGGGGATTCCGGTCGGAGTGGACTGCAAGAGCCCCGCCGGACACTCCGCGTTCGCTGACGTCGACGGGATGCTCGAGCTGGTGGAGACCATCGCCGATGCGACGGGTCTGCCCGTCGGCATCAAGTCCGCCGTCGGCGAAGGGTTGTTTTGGCCCCAGCTTGCGGGACGGATGGCACGCACCGGTCGCGGTGTCGACTTCGTGACCGTCGACGGCGGAGAGGGCGGCACCGGTGCGGCCCCGCTGGTCTTCAGCGACCATGTCGCCCTGCCCTTCAAATGGGCCTTCCCCAGGGTGTTTCGCGCCTTCGCCGAAGAGGACCTGCACCACGACGTGGTGTTCATCGGCTCCGCCAAGCTCGGTATCCCCGAGAACGCGCTGCTGGCCCTGGCGATGGGCGCCGACATGATCAACGTCGGCCGGACCGCCATGTTCGCCATCGGTTGCATCCAGGCTCAGCGCTGCCACACCGGCCGATGCCCGTCCGGCGTGGCCACCCAGTCGGCGTGGTTGCAGCACGGTCTGGACCCGGCCCTCAAAGCGGTGCGCTGTGCCAACTATCTGGCCACGCTGCGCTTCGAGTTGCTGTCTTTGGCCCGGGCCTGCGGCTACGTGCACCCCGCCCTCGTCCCGTTGCAGGCGATCGAGCTTCTCGACGTGGACCTGCAGACCGTGCAGGTCGACGACTTGTTCGGCTACCAGCCGGGTTGGGGCATACCCAGCCCCGCTGACGTGGCGGCGATCACGGCTCTGATGACCAAGGCGAGCCCACCCCGATAGGGACGGTTCAGCGGCTGTTCGCCGGCTCGGGTGAGCGTTCGAGCAGCGGCGAGTGCGTCGCACCACGGGATTCGATCATGCGATTGCGCACGATGTGCTCGACCAGGATCGGAACGAACGTTTGCACCGGCGCATCGACGAACTGTGCTGCGGCCTCTTCACACCACCGCTTGATCTGGGCGGTCCGCTGATCGTCATCGAGCCCCTCGTGGCGGGCCAGCTTGTCGGCGACGTCGGCGACGTTGCGCTCCACCAGGGAGCGGCCCGCGGGCGGGCTGCCGGCATCGGTATCGACCCGCACCTCATCGAGGGTCCGCTGCGCACTCTGGTCGCTGGCATCCGGTGAGATCACCCGCAGCGTCAGATGGTGACCGTCTTGGCCGATCAGGATGAGACTGGCCGGGTCGTCGCTGCTGAAGCCCAGCAATTCGACAGTGTGACCGGCGATCTCGGCCACCGTCGGGGTCTGTTCCCACCCGTTGCGGTGGTAGCCGACCATCACGATCGGTCCCAGGCGTTCGGTAATCGAGGCAACCAGGCCCGGCAGCTCGTCCACCAACTGCCTCGACCGCGGCCACCACGCGCCATCGACATGTTCCAAAGCAGGCCGAAATGATCTCAGCTGCAAGCGAGTTTCGCGCTCCATCCCAACCACCCGTCGGTTGACTGTGCGGGTTGTCAGCCAACCCGTCGGACCCCGAATCAAAAACTACGGGCGTAGGGAACGCGCCGCGACTCGAAAGCTCGACGTCGTGGTAGCGGCTGAACGAACATTTGGTTACGTGGGCGCCCCGGCTTCGCGTTCCTGCACCGTCGCCTGCCCATCGGCGGTGACGCTGATCAGGCGCTGAGCTTGTTGCGACAGCCGCATGAGCAGTTCGGGTGCGATGACCGACGCCGAACCCGCCACCGCGGCGGCCAGCAGCGCCTGACCCCAGGCCAACGGGCCCACCGGGGTGCAACCGAACAGGTGACTGAGGCCCGGGGTGGTCACCACCACCGCGAGCACCCCGAAGGACCCGACCGTGGTCAGCACCACCAGCGGGCCGTGCGAGTCGGCCACGGTCTGCGTGAGTTGCGTGCCGACCAAACCGATCAGCGCGACCGTCGCCGCCCGGCGCCGGGTGCCGGTCGCGCTGGCCATCAGCCACGCCAGCATGGCGCCGGTCGTGGTGGAGGCGCCGCGTATCCCGATCGCTCGCCACATGGCCGCCTCGTCGCGCTCCACTTCGACGTTGCTCGTTTGGGGACTGACGGCCAACGCCGCCGCCGGCAGCGCATCGGTAAGCATGTTGACCAGCAGCATCTGCCGCGCATTGAACACCGAGCGGCCGGTCAGCAGCGTGGTGATCAGCGCGAACGACACCTCGCCAAGGTTGCCGCCCAACAGCACCGAGACCGCCGAATGCACGCGCCGCCACAGCTGTTGGCCTTCGTCGAGAGCCTCCAGCAGCGCGTCGATCCGTCCGTCCAACAGCACCACATCGGCCGCCGTCCGGGCCGCATCGCTGCCGCGGGCGGCCATCCCGATACCCACGCTGG is from Mycobacterium marinum and encodes:
- a CDS encoding DUF5994 family protein, giving the protein MERETRLQLRSFRPALEHVDGAWWPRSRQLVDELPGLVASITERLGPIVMVGYHRNGWEQTPTVAEIAGHTVELLGFSSDDPASLILIGQDGHHLTLRVISPDASDQSAQRTLDEVRVDTDAGSPPAGRSLVERNVADVADKLARHEGLDDDQRTAQIKRWCEEAAAQFVDAPVQTFVPILVEHIVRNRMIESRGATHSPLLERSPEPANSR
- a CDS encoding FMN-binding glutamate synthase family protein; the protein is MKPRSVAAVLGGGMAGVAGWDLWQRRHAILRNFPIIGHLRFLLEAVGPELRQYIVTDNNEERPFSRDQRRWVYTSSKLTNRYFGFGTDNDLERAHNYPIIKHAAFPVSAPDGEPAHPDPAVALPAAKVLGGARGRAKAFRPSSLVNISGMSYGALGGAAISALNQGAAIAGALHTTGEGAVSPYHLNGGDLVWQIGTGYFGCRNDDGTFSLSRLIDRVAATPSIRAIEIKLSQGAKPGLGGMLPGAKVTADIAAIRGIPVGVDCKSPAGHSAFADVDGMLELVETIADATGLPVGIKSAVGEGLFWPQLAGRMARTGRGVDFVTVDGGEGGTGAAPLVFSDHVALPFKWAFPRVFRAFAEEDLHHDVVFIGSAKLGIPENALLALAMGADMINVGRTAMFAIGCIQAQRCHTGRCPSGVATQSAWLQHGLDPALKAVRCANYLATLRFELLSLARACGYVHPALVPLQAIELLDVDLQTVQVDDLFGYQPGWGIPSPADVAAITALMTKASPPR